A region of Pleionea litopenaei DNA encodes the following proteins:
- the sdhC gene encoding succinate dehydrogenase, cytochrome b556 subunit has protein sequence MNKQRPVNLDLTTISFPVTAISSILHRITGVFLVIGIPVLLWMLATSLSSKEGFSQISQFLATGFGSFVLWAILTAIAFHIIAGVRHLLMDAGIGESLEGGMRGAKIVLVLAVLAAIGLGVWIW, from the coding sequence GTGAATAAGCAAAGACCAGTTAATCTCGATCTCACTACGATCAGTTTTCCGGTAACTGCTATTTCGTCAATTCTTCACAGAATCACTGGCGTCTTTTTAGTTATCGGTATTCCTGTTCTTCTTTGGATGTTGGCAACATCGTTGTCGTCTAAAGAAGGTTTCTCTCAAATTTCTCAGTTTTTAGCCACCGGTTTTGGTTCTTTTGTTCTTTGGGCCATCTTAACCGCGATCGCCTTTCATATCATTGCAGGTGTTCGTCACTTGTTAATGGATGCAGGTATTGGCGAATCACTTGAAGGCGGAATGCGCGGAGCCAAGATTGTCTTGGTGTTGGCTGTTCTAGCTGCGATTGGACTGGGGGTTTGGATATGGTAA
- a CDS encoding 2-oxoglutarate dehydrogenase E1 component gives MDKTLQEQFATSFLTGGSAAYIEDIYEQYLEDPTSIDDTWRQKFDQYTQEQSGEKDVAHSEIQNYFRQAGLHRSRMIAASGSGDKSFDAKQVNVLELIQAYRAHGHQYANLDPLGIWKQAKIDHLDLAKYELSKMDFETEFRTGSMFGSTSKKLKQIVEELEATYCKSIGSEFMHISDPGQKQWIQERLESSLSSPQFSSAFKKQILSALTAAEGLEKYLHNKFPGAKRFSLEGGDSLMPMLEELIQRAGSSGTKEIVLGMAHRGRLNVLVNLMGKKPEELFAEFAGKKAVEKGSGDVKYHQGFSSDINTPGGAVHVALAFNPSHLEIVAPVIEGSVRARLERRRDDTYSQVLPIVIHGDSAFTGQGVVMETFNMSQARGYKTGGTVHIVINNQVGFTTNRPDDTRSTTYCTDVAKMIEAPIFHVNADDPEAVVFVTQLALDFRTTYKKDVVIDLVCYRRHGHNEADEPRATQPIMYEKVKKHPTPRKLYADKLAEAGVIDDKYANKLSADYRDKMDDGKNVVSNWLPMKQHEFTVDWSPYLDTDWQTPAVTSLSKEAFDKLATAISTYPDELNLQSQVKRLMTDRKKMANGEIPMDWGFAETMAYASLLDDGYRVRISGQDSGRGTFFHRHAVLHDQKTGDNYQPLKNIREGQGQFHVIDSVLSEEAVLAYEYGYSTTEPRSLVIWEAQFGDFANGAQVVIDQFISSGEHKWGRLCGLVMLLPHGYEGQGPEHSSARLERFLQLCAEHNMQVCVPSTPAQVFHMLRRQMVRKWRTPLIVMSPKSLLRHRLATSQIEELTNGKFESVIDEIDNLDKAKIKRIVMCSGKVYYDLLEKRRADERDDVAIIRIEQLYPFPKHLKDVIAEYQNADEFIWCQEEPKNQGAWYSSRHNFQASVPEKGFVEYAGREASAAPATGIASKHVEEQRALVEDALGRKS, from the coding sequence ATGGATAAAACCCTTCAAGAGCAGTTTGCCACAAGTTTTTTAACCGGTGGAAGTGCCGCCTATATCGAAGATATTTACGAACAATATCTCGAAGATCCAACCTCTATCGATGATACTTGGCGCCAAAAATTTGACCAATACACGCAAGAACAAAGCGGTGAGAAAGATGTAGCTCACTCAGAAATTCAGAATTATTTCAGACAGGCCGGTTTGCACCGAAGCCGCATGATTGCTGCATCTGGTAGTGGTGATAAGTCATTTGATGCGAAGCAGGTTAATGTACTAGAACTGATTCAAGCTTACCGAGCGCACGGTCATCAATACGCAAACTTGGATCCGTTGGGTATTTGGAAACAAGCTAAAATTGACCACCTTGATTTGGCCAAATATGAACTTTCGAAAATGGACTTTGAAACGGAGTTTCGCACCGGTTCGATGTTTGGCTCGACCTCAAAGAAATTAAAACAGATCGTTGAAGAGCTTGAGGCGACTTATTGTAAGTCAATTGGCTCGGAATTTATGCATATCTCTGATCCTGGTCAAAAGCAATGGATTCAAGAGCGATTAGAGAGCTCGTTATCGTCGCCGCAATTCAGTAGTGCTTTTAAAAAGCAAATTTTATCGGCTTTAACGGCCGCAGAAGGCTTAGAAAAATACTTGCACAATAAGTTTCCTGGAGCAAAGCGCTTTTCCCTCGAGGGAGGCGACAGTCTTATGCCAATGCTCGAAGAATTAATTCAACGTGCTGGCAGCTCTGGAACCAAAGAAATTGTTCTTGGTATGGCCCACCGTGGTCGACTCAACGTTTTAGTGAATTTAATGGGCAAGAAGCCAGAAGAATTATTCGCTGAATTTGCTGGTAAGAAAGCGGTAGAGAAAGGTTCGGGCGATGTTAAATACCACCAAGGCTTTTCTTCCGACATTAATACTCCAGGAGGGGCGGTGCATGTAGCATTGGCATTCAACCCATCACACCTTGAAATCGTCGCTCCTGTTATCGAAGGCTCGGTGAGAGCGCGTCTAGAACGTCGACGCGACGACACCTACTCACAAGTATTGCCAATTGTTATTCATGGTGACTCAGCGTTTACCGGGCAAGGCGTGGTGATGGAAACTTTCAATATGTCGCAAGCTCGAGGGTATAAGACGGGAGGCACTGTTCACATTGTCATTAATAATCAGGTTGGCTTTACCACAAATCGACCTGACGATACTCGCTCGACAACCTACTGTACTGACGTGGCTAAAATGATCGAAGCGCCAATTTTTCATGTCAATGCAGATGATCCCGAGGCTGTGGTGTTTGTGACGCAGTTAGCCTTAGATTTTCGCACAACGTATAAGAAAGATGTTGTCATTGATTTGGTTTGTTACCGTCGTCATGGGCACAATGAAGCCGATGAGCCTCGGGCAACACAGCCGATTATGTACGAAAAAGTTAAAAAGCACCCAACGCCACGTAAACTCTACGCTGACAAATTAGCGGAAGCGGGTGTCATTGATGATAAATATGCGAATAAATTATCGGCAGATTATCGCGATAAAATGGATGATGGAAAGAACGTGGTCAGCAACTGGCTGCCAATGAAGCAACATGAGTTTACTGTTGATTGGTCGCCTTACCTCGACACTGACTGGCAAACTCCAGCGGTTACCTCATTGAGTAAAGAAGCATTTGATAAATTAGCGACAGCCATCTCAACCTATCCAGATGAGCTTAATTTGCAATCTCAAGTGAAGCGCCTTATGACCGATCGTAAGAAAATGGCCAATGGTGAGATTCCGATGGATTGGGGATTTGCTGAGACAATGGCTTACGCATCGTTATTAGACGATGGTTATCGAGTGCGTATTTCTGGGCAAGACAGTGGACGTGGAACCTTTTTCCATCGTCACGCGGTTCTTCATGATCAAAAAACCGGTGACAACTATCAACCATTGAAAAATATCCGCGAAGGACAAGGTCAGTTTCATGTGATTGATTCTGTTCTATCAGAAGAAGCGGTATTGGCTTATGAATACGGCTATTCAACCACGGAACCTCGTTCTCTAGTAATTTGGGAAGCCCAGTTTGGTGACTTCGCGAATGGCGCTCAAGTGGTTATTGATCAGTTTATAAGCTCTGGTGAGCATAAGTGGGGCAGACTTTGTGGTCTTGTGATGCTGTTGCCTCATGGTTACGAGGGCCAAGGTCCAGAACATTCATCAGCTCGATTAGAGCGCTTTTTGCAGCTGTGTGCAGAACACAATATGCAAGTTTGTGTTCCTAGTACTCCGGCGCAAGTTTTTCATATGTTACGTCGACAAATGGTACGTAAATGGCGAACACCCTTGATCGTTATGTCGCCAAAAAGTTTATTACGTCATCGTTTAGCAACAAGCCAAATTGAAGAATTAACCAATGGCAAGTTTGAAAGTGTTATCGATGAAATAGACAACCTAGACAAAGCAAAGATTAAACGGATTGTGATGTGCTCGGGCAAGGTTTACTACGACTTGCTAGAAAAACGTCGAGCAGATGAACGCGATGATGTTGCAATTATCCGTATCGAGCAACTCTATCCGTTTCCGAAGCACTTAAAAGATGTGATTGCAGAATATCAGAATGCTGATGAGTTTATTTGGTGCCAAGAAGAGCCGAAAAACCAAGGTGCTTGGTATTCAAGCCGTCACAACTTCCAAGCTTCTGTTCCAGAGAAGGGTTTTGTAGAATATGCAGGTAGAGAAGCATCAGCAGCCCCTGCAACTGGCATAGCATCTAAGCACGTTGAAGAACAGCGAGCACTGGTAGAAGATGCGCTTGGCCGCAAGTCATAA
- a CDS encoding XrtA/PEP-CTERM system-associated ATPase, protein MYDSYYKLKGKPFQLAPDPFFFFGSSTHKRALAYLRYGLSQGEGFIIVTGDVGTGKSTLVRTLFGSLENKKDIVAGELVNTQLDSSDILRMVAATFGLAHQSSEKTSLIKNLENFFVSRKREGKRCMLVVDEAQNLPLESLEELRMLSNLHHEGKTLIQIFLLGQSEFRENLAVPHLEQVRQRITASYHLAHLSAEETQAYIEHRLRKVGWSDDPVFTAEAYQQIFEFSEGIPRRINTVCDRLLLYGFLEEKHRIDGEIVKTVADEIAVEQPAFARSSQDEKVSGGDGAKKPIANASELEKRVMMLEAELDIMKKRFKKEREYMRKIVQISLNFEED, encoded by the coding sequence ATGTACGATTCATACTATAAGTTAAAAGGGAAACCTTTCCAGTTAGCCCCAGATCCATTCTTTTTCTTTGGTAGCAGTACACACAAACGCGCTTTGGCTTATCTGCGTTATGGGCTATCTCAGGGAGAGGGCTTTATTATCGTTACCGGTGATGTCGGTACCGGTAAAAGCACCTTAGTTAGAACACTATTTGGCTCGTTAGAAAATAAGAAAGATATCGTTGCCGGTGAGCTAGTCAATACCCAGCTTGATTCATCGGATATTTTAAGAATGGTTGCAGCCACCTTTGGGCTAGCGCATCAGTCTAGTGAGAAAACCTCACTGATCAAAAACCTTGAAAACTTTTTTGTTAGCAGAAAGCGAGAAGGGAAGCGCTGTATGCTGGTAGTGGACGAGGCGCAGAACTTACCTCTCGAAAGTTTAGAAGAATTACGAATGTTGTCGAATCTTCATCACGAGGGCAAGACGCTGATTCAAATATTTCTACTCGGCCAGTCGGAGTTTCGAGAAAATTTAGCGGTTCCTCACTTAGAACAAGTGCGACAGCGCATCACGGCTTCTTATCACCTCGCGCATTTAAGTGCAGAAGAGACACAAGCCTACATTGAGCATCGCTTGAGAAAAGTAGGTTGGTCTGATGATCCGGTATTTACGGCGGAAGCCTACCAGCAAATTTTCGAGTTCTCAGAAGGAATTCCAAGACGTATCAATACGGTTTGTGATCGTTTGTTACTCTATGGATTTCTTGAAGAGAAGCATCGAATCGATGGTGAGATTGTTAAAACAGTCGCAGACGAAATAGCCGTAGAGCAACCGGCTTTTGCTCGCTCTTCTCAAGATGAGAAAGTCAGTGGTGGAGATGGCGCTAAGAAGCCTATTGCTAATGCCTCTGAGCTTGAAAAGCGAGTAATGATGCTTGAAGCGGAACTCGATATTATGAAAAAGCGCTTCAAAAAAGAACGAGAATATATGCGAAAAATCGTTCAAATAAGCCTGAATTTCGAAGAAGATTGA
- the odhB gene encoding 2-oxoglutarate dehydrogenase complex dihydrolipoyllysine-residue succinyltransferase, which translates to MSSEIKVPVLPESVADATIATWHKQPGDHCERDENLVDIETDKVVLEVVAPDDGVLEEIIKNEGDTVVAEEIIAKFKAGASASKSAPEKSEDKPSDAQAEPAKEESNDVVSPAVRRLLNEHGLNASAIKATGKGGRLTKEDVENHIKSGAKAPAKAAAPAPAGAREEKRVPMTRLRKRIAERLVDAQHTAAILTTFNDVNMKPVMDIRSKYKDQFQQTHDVKLGFMSFFVKATVEALKRFPAVNASIDGDDIVYHGFYDVGIAVSSPRGLVVPVIRDADQLSMADIERTILEFGQKAQNNQLTVDDLTGGTFTVSNGGTFGSLMSTPIINPPQSGILGMHRTEQRPVVENGEIVIRPMMYLAFSYDHRIIDGRESVGFLKTIKDYIEDPARILLEL; encoded by the coding sequence ATGTCTTCAGAAATCAAAGTTCCAGTCTTACCTGAATCGGTCGCTGATGCCACTATTGCGACTTGGCATAAACAACCTGGCGATCATTGCGAGCGTGATGAAAACTTGGTCGACATTGAAACCGACAAAGTTGTACTTGAAGTCGTTGCGCCTGACGACGGCGTTCTAGAAGAAATTATCAAAAACGAAGGTGATACGGTCGTTGCAGAAGAAATTATCGCGAAATTTAAAGCGGGTGCTTCAGCAAGCAAAAGTGCGCCTGAGAAATCTGAAGATAAACCAAGTGATGCACAAGCTGAGCCGGCGAAAGAAGAAAGCAATGATGTGGTAAGCCCTGCCGTGCGCCGTTTGTTAAATGAACACGGACTCAATGCGAGCGCGATTAAAGCGACTGGCAAAGGCGGTCGCCTAACCAAAGAAGACGTAGAAAATCACATTAAGTCGGGCGCGAAAGCACCAGCTAAAGCGGCCGCACCTGCACCAGCAGGCGCTCGAGAAGAGAAGCGCGTTCCAATGACTCGTCTCCGTAAGCGTATCGCAGAACGACTAGTCGATGCTCAACACACTGCCGCGATTTTAACAACGTTCAATGATGTTAATATGAAGCCAGTGATGGATATTCGTTCAAAATATAAAGATCAGTTCCAGCAAACTCATGACGTAAAGCTTGGGTTTATGTCGTTCTTTGTTAAGGCCACGGTAGAAGCGTTGAAACGTTTCCCTGCGGTCAACGCGTCGATTGATGGTGACGATATTGTTTATCACGGCTTCTATGACGTAGGTATCGCTGTTTCTAGTCCGAGAGGATTAGTGGTTCCAGTGATTCGTGATGCCGACCAATTGAGCATGGCGGATATCGAAAGAACTATTTTAGAGTTCGGACAAAAAGCTCAAAACAATCAGTTAACGGTTGATGATTTAACGGGTGGTACCTTCACTGTTTCGAACGGTGGTACTTTCGGGTCGTTAATGTCAACGCCAATTATAAACCCGCCACAAAGCGGTATTTTAGGGATGCATCGCACCGAGCAACGTCCGGTGGTTGAAAATGGTGAAATTGTTATTCGACCAATGATGTATTTAGCATTCTCCTACGATCATCGTATTATTGATGGTCGAGAGTCGGTTGGATTCTTAAAAACCATTAAAGATTATATTGAAGATCCAGCGCGTATTTTATTGGAGCTGTAA
- a CDS encoding succinate dehydrogenase iron-sulfur subunit, translating into MKFSIYRYNPETDSRPTMQEYELDIPEGSDMMLLEALVLLKEKDPTLTFRRACREGICGSDGMNINGKNGLACIMPVSELGKKAVIRPLPGLPVVRDLVVDMTKFYRQYEKVKPYLQNRNEPPSRERLQSPEERAKLDGLYECILCACCSTSCPSFWWNPDKFVGPAGLLQAYRFLADSRDTETDARLADLDDAYSVFRCRGIMNCVSVCPKGLNPTKAIGHIRSMLLAKGV; encoded by the coding sequence ATGAAATTTTCGATTTATCGTTATAACCCTGAGACGGATAGTCGGCCTACGATGCAGGAATACGAGTTAGATATTCCTGAAGGCTCTGACATGATGCTACTCGAGGCATTGGTTCTTCTTAAAGAGAAAGATCCAACGTTAACCTTCCGACGCGCATGTCGCGAAGGGATTTGTGGCTCTGATGGTATGAACATCAACGGCAAAAATGGCTTAGCGTGCATTATGCCTGTGTCAGAATTAGGTAAAAAGGCGGTTATTCGCCCACTACCAGGGCTTCCAGTGGTACGTGACTTGGTCGTTGATATGACTAAGTTTTACCGCCAATACGAAAAGGTTAAGCCGTATTTGCAAAACCGCAATGAGCCACCTTCACGCGAGCGGTTACAGTCTCCTGAAGAGCGTGCCAAGCTTGACGGTCTGTACGAGTGTATTCTTTGTGCATGCTGTTCGACTTCGTGCCCGTCATTCTGGTGGAATCCTGATAAGTTCGTTGGTCCAGCGGGATTATTGCAAGCCTATCGTTTCTTAGCGGACAGTCGTGATACTGAGACGGATGCACGGTTAGCCGATCTTGATGATGCGTATAGTGTGTTCCGCTGTCGCGGTATCATGAATTGCGTTAGCGTTTGCCCAAAAGGCTTGAATCCTACTAAGGCGATTGGCCACATTCGTTCAATGTTATTAGCAAAAGGGGTTTAA
- the sdhA gene encoding succinate dehydrogenase flavoprotein subunit, protein MGIPVYTYDAVIVGGGGAGMRASLQLAKSGQKVALISKVFPTRSHTVAAQGGITVALGNSHEDDWRWHMYDTVKGSDYIGDQDAIEYMCQNGPPTILELEHMGLPFSRTEDGRIYQRPFGGQSKAFGGEQAARTAAAADRTGHAMLHTLYQQNIAANTQFFIEWYAIDLVTNDQGDVAGVIAMSIETGEVVMFKSRATVFATGGAGRIYQSTTNAYINTGDGVGMAHRAGIALQDMEMWQFHPTGIAGAGVLVTEGCRGEGGYLVNKDGERFMERYAPNAKDLASRDVVARSMTKEILEGRGCGPKGDHVYLKLDHLGEETLNKRLPGILELSRTFGHADPVKEPIPVVPTCHYMMGGIPTNKYGQVVSRNEGDGEDRLVKGLYAVGECACVSVHGANRLGGNSLLDLVVFGRAAGMHLEETLREGMEYNEFTDEDLDKATARYRRWDDSQGGEDPAEIRADMQRIMQNSFGVFRTGDLMDKGLSEISDVRERLKSAVLADKSKTYNTQRMECLELDNLMETAYATAKAASFRTESRGAHSREDYPDRDDENWLVHSLYYADTEQMGTREVNMKPVTMDPFPPKVRSY, encoded by the coding sequence ATGGGGATTCCAGTTTACACCTATGATGCAGTGATCGTAGGCGGTGGTGGGGCCGGAATGAGAGCCTCGCTCCAACTCGCCAAGTCAGGTCAAAAAGTAGCATTAATTTCTAAAGTATTTCCAACGCGTTCGCATACCGTCGCGGCACAGGGTGGTATCACCGTTGCGCTAGGTAACTCGCATGAAGACGATTGGCGTTGGCACATGTACGACACTGTGAAAGGGTCGGACTATATTGGTGACCAAGATGCCATCGAATATATGTGCCAGAACGGGCCTCCGACAATTCTTGAGTTAGAGCATATGGGTTTGCCATTCTCACGTACCGAAGATGGTCGAATCTATCAGCGTCCATTCGGTGGCCAATCCAAAGCCTTTGGTGGTGAACAAGCCGCGCGTACCGCAGCCGCTGCTGACCGAACAGGTCACGCTATGTTGCACACTTTGTATCAACAAAACATTGCAGCCAATACTCAATTTTTTATTGAGTGGTATGCGATTGACTTAGTGACTAACGACCAAGGCGATGTTGCCGGTGTCATCGCTATGTCAATTGAGACTGGCGAAGTTGTGATGTTTAAATCTCGCGCAACGGTATTTGCAACCGGTGGTGCAGGAAGAATTTACCAATCTACAACCAACGCATACATCAATACTGGCGATGGTGTGGGTATGGCTCATCGCGCAGGAATTGCCCTTCAAGATATGGAGATGTGGCAGTTCCATCCAACGGGCATCGCCGGAGCAGGGGTGCTAGTAACAGAAGGTTGTCGTGGTGAAGGCGGATACTTGGTCAATAAAGATGGTGAGCGCTTTATGGAGCGATATGCACCGAATGCCAAAGATTTGGCTAGCCGCGACGTCGTAGCCCGCTCGATGACTAAAGAAATCTTAGAAGGTCGCGGTTGTGGACCTAAAGGTGATCACGTTTACTTGAAACTCGATCATTTGGGTGAAGAAACCTTGAATAAACGGTTGCCTGGAATTTTAGAGTTGTCGCGTACCTTTGGTCACGCTGACCCTGTAAAAGAGCCGATTCCGGTTGTTCCAACCTGCCATTATATGATGGGTGGTATTCCAACGAACAAATACGGCCAAGTAGTCTCTCGTAATGAAGGCGATGGTGAAGACCGTTTGGTCAAAGGCTTGTACGCAGTCGGGGAATGTGCGTGTGTTTCTGTGCACGGTGCTAACCGTTTAGGTGGTAACTCATTGCTTGATTTAGTCGTATTTGGCCGCGCGGCAGGTATGCATTTGGAAGAAACCCTACGCGAAGGCATGGAGTACAACGAATTTACTGACGAAGATCTCGATAAAGCAACGGCTCGATACCGCCGCTGGGATGACTCGCAAGGTGGTGAAGATCCCGCAGAAATTCGTGCCGATATGCAACGAATTATGCAGAACTCGTTCGGTGTATTCCGTACCGGTGACTTAATGGACAAGGGATTAAGTGAAATTTCTGATGTCCGAGAACGATTGAAAAGCGCTGTCTTGGCAGATAAATCTAAAACTTATAACACCCAACGCATGGAGTGTTTGGAGTTAGATAATCTTATGGAAACCGCTTATGCAACGGCGAAAGCTGCTTCTTTCAGAACCGAAAGTCGTGGTGCTCATAGCCGAGAAGATTATCCAGATCGCGATGACGAAAACTGGTTAGTTCACTCGCTGTATTATGCCGACACTGAGCAAATGGGGACTCGCGAAGTGAATATGAAGCCAGTCACTATGGATCCATTCCCGCCAAAAGTTAGAAGTTACTAG
- the sdhD gene encoding succinate dehydrogenase, hydrophobic membrane anchor protein: protein MVTTVTSLGRSGLHDWFIQRLSAVVMAAFAIYIGWFVGSNPELQYEQWVGFFQQGLVQAFALVTVILMSLHIWVGMWIVSTDYLKPTGIRMIFQGALIIYCLVIIFWGIQILWSV, encoded by the coding sequence ATGGTAACTACGGTAACAAGTTTAGGTCGTAGCGGTCTACATGATTGGTTTATCCAACGCTTAAGTGCCGTTGTCATGGCCGCTTTTGCCATTTATATCGGTTGGTTCGTCGGCTCTAACCCAGAACTGCAGTATGAGCAGTGGGTTGGTTTTTTCCAGCAAGGGCTTGTTCAAGCTTTTGCTTTGGTAACGGTGATTTTGATGAGTTTACATATCTGGGTAGGTATGTGGATCGTATCAACCGATTACCTTAAGCCAACCGGCATACGCATGATTTTCCAAGGCGCACTTATTATTTATTGCTTGGTGATCATTTTTTGGGGCATTCAAATTTTGTGGAGTGTATAA
- the gltA gene encoding citrate synthase → MANEKAKLTLHTGEEIELPVYKPALGNDVLDVTSLVKHGVFTYDPGFMSTASCESKITFIDGDKGVLLYRGYAIEDLAVNSDFMEVAYLLLNGELPNKEEKQEFLDELNNHTMLHEQLTHFFNGFRRDAHPMAVMVGVVGALSAFYHDSLDINDPEHRRRSAFRLIAKVPTIAAMCYRYSMGFPFVYPRNEMSYAENFLNQMFSMPSTDEKPDPVLVRAMDRIFTLHADHEQNCSTSTVRLAGSSGANPFACIASGIASLWGPAHGGANEACLKMLHEIGDVKRIPEFIKRAKDKDDPFRLMGFGHRVYKNFDPRAKVMRESAHEVLEALGAKDDPILKVAMELEKIALEDPYFVERKLYPNVDFYSGIILSAIGIPTNMFTVIFALARTVGWVAQWSEMISEPNQKIGRPRQMYNGEKKRDFVDLDKR, encoded by the coding sequence ATGGCAAATGAAAAGGCCAAACTCACATTACACACTGGCGAAGAAATCGAACTACCGGTTTATAAACCGGCTTTGGGCAATGATGTTTTAGACGTCACATCCTTGGTCAAGCACGGCGTATTTACCTACGATCCCGGCTTCATGTCGACCGCTTCTTGTGAGTCTAAAATTACTTTCATTGACGGTGACAAAGGCGTCTTATTGTATCGTGGCTACGCGATCGAAGACCTCGCAGTGAACTCAGACTTCATGGAAGTTGCTTATTTATTGCTCAATGGTGAGTTACCAAACAAAGAAGAGAAGCAAGAGTTTCTCGACGAGCTAAACAACCACACCATGCTTCACGAGCAATTAACCCACTTTTTTAACGGATTCCGTCGTGATGCTCACCCAATGGCTGTTATGGTTGGTGTGGTCGGTGCGCTATCGGCTTTCTACCACGACTCTCTCGATATAAACGATCCTGAACACCGCCGTCGCAGTGCCTTCCGTTTAATTGCAAAAGTGCCAACGATTGCAGCGATGTGCTACCGATATTCCATGGGCTTCCCTTTCGTTTACCCAAGAAATGAGATGTCTTATGCCGAAAACTTCTTGAATCAAATGTTCTCAATGCCTTCAACGGATGAGAAGCCAGATCCCGTACTCGTACGTGCAATGGACCGAATTTTCACTCTGCATGCAGATCATGAGCAAAACTGCTCGACTTCGACGGTTCGTCTTGCTGGCTCATCAGGCGCAAATCCATTTGCCTGTATCGCTTCCGGCATTGCGAGTCTATGGGGACCAGCGCACGGTGGTGCCAACGAAGCATGCTTGAAGATGCTACATGAAATTGGCGATGTTAAACGTATTCCTGAATTCATCAAGCGCGCAAAAGACAAAGATGATCCTTTCCGTCTAATGGGCTTCGGACACCGAGTGTACAAAAACTTCGATCCACGCGCGAAAGTCATGCGAGAAAGTGCACATGAAGTACTAGAAGCGTTGGGAGCTAAAGATGATCCGATTTTGAAAGTGGCAATGGAGCTTGAGAAAATTGCTCTTGAAGATCCTTACTTTGTAGAACGTAAGTTGTACCCTAATGTTGATTTTTATTCAGGCATCATTCTTTCTGCAATTGGTATTCCAACCAATATGTTTACAGTTATTTTCGCACTGGCTCGAACCGTCGGTTGGGTTGCACAATGGAGTGAGATGATCAGTGAACCAAACCAGAAAATTGGTCGTCCTCGTCAAATGTATAACGGCGAGAAAAAACGCGATTTCGTTGACTTAGACAAACGCTAA